Part of the Parambassis ranga chromosome 16, fParRan2.1, whole genome shotgun sequence genome, atgtttacaaaaaaaatcaaggatGTCACAACTCAGAATTACTCACTGAAGCATCCTTCAACAGGGTGCAAGACAAGTGCTTTCTTTCTGTTGGCATCAGAAGAAGGATTATTTCCAATTCCAGATGTGCTATTTACTGCCTCAAGGCAAAAAGTACAAGGAAGTTTATATCTTTCCCATATGACATGAAAGCAACAAACGAAAGAGAGCAGCTCTCCATTTTAGAGCTCTTCCCCTTCATGCTTTGTAAAATTGCTCTACCCAAAACACTGAAAAGGTACAGCCATCCATTGCCCCTAGGACTAAGACCACTAACCCTAGATGCAGTGCAGTCATTCAACAGTGGAGATAAACTGGCAGTCTTTTGGCTTCCCTttggtggggggtggggtgggggggggcaacACCCAGATAGTTGTTCTGgactaaagaaaaaacaacatttgatGCTCTGGAGGTAAAACATTATTCCTGCTTGCTAATGTTTCAGTGAAGCCCACTGAAAATGACAAGGGTAAGAGGTAGCTAATATTAAAAGCCTTGTACTCTTGCTGCCAACTGCATTATATGTGATCTACAGAGTTAGCCAGTTAGAGTACACTAGTTGTTCTTCAACTAAAGTAATGTAGATAAGCCAACTTGCTGTTCACAAATGTTATGGTCACAGTCactgcttttctgtttttagcattcaagttgaaaaaaaaaaatctggttcTTTGCCCATTTTGGTTGGACTCACCCAGTTTTACCTCCAGAGCTGCACTGCATCTGAAAAACATTTGTGGTGTAAGTGAAAACAACTCAGGAGAGTTCAGTGGTAAGTGATGACTGCAGTGTAAAAAGTCAAACGTCCAGCACCATGTCATagtgtgtttctttctttctcttcccaCACTTGTTTATCAGCACTGCATACAAAGTCAACAGTATGACCCAGTAACTGGCATAGACCACCGCCCCTATGATCAGAACTATCTTTTCCATATCAGGAAAAGGTTTTCTTGTCTGCTGAATTGCCGTGTATATAATCCCGACAAAGAGGATGGTGAACCACACCGATATCGGAATCAGACCGATGAAGTTCACCACTATCGTTTTCCTCCCAGACGTCCCCCATCCAGACTTGTTGATTGTTGCTATTGCAAACATTTTGGCCGGCAACAGGCTTGacatgtacagtacagaatAGAACGACATGAACACCATGACAATGTTACCTCTGAGGCAGCTAGCGAACGCTGACTTGATCAGCGCCACTGCTTGCACAAtgagcagaaacaacagaatattCCAGAGGCGTCCTTGGTAGAAGAGTTGGATCGCTGTGGCGATGAGGAAAAACGGGAAGAAGCCGGTGATCACGGCCTCGTACGTCATCCATAGATGGTGCTTGTGAAACCACATGGAGTTGTAAAGCCATTCTCTGAAATAAGACTTACTCCATCGAGTCTGTTGGTTGAGCCACCGCAGATATGTAATGGGTGTTTCTGTAAGGCACTTTGACCGTGCAGTGTATTTGGTTGCATACCCGAGGCTAAGAACTCTGTTCGTGAGATGACGGTCATCCCCAAAACTGCAGTGGTTTCCCATAAAGGTCTGATTGTACCAATCTTCAAGAAACTCATGCAGGAGAGAGTTTCGGTACATTCCCAAAGGCCCACTAATGCACTGAACACAGCCGAAGTAGGACTGGCAGGCTCGCTCGATGTTGAAGGCCATCCAGTACCGTACACTGCTCAGGAAGGAGATCCACGACTCATATTTGTTTAGGATCTACAGAGGGAATGACAAGCGAATAAAAAGTTAGTTTgataaacacaaaacagtgtTACTTGTAGCAGAAGCAGGTTTAGTTTTGTTTACCTGTACATCTCCTCCAACACCTCCAACCATAGGGTCTTCCTCTAAAACTTTCACCATCTCCACAGATGATGCTGGGTCCAGCATAGTGTCAGAGTCACACACCTGAAAAAAGACCCATAAAAGCATTGGTTAACTGTGTTTTGAGACCAAAGGTCATCTGTAAGCATTGCTTCAGATGAAGGCAAGACAAATGTTGAACATTTGAGAGGAATGAAAGTCTTTAAATGTGTGGAAAACAGTAAAGCAGCAATAAACCCAGTGTGTAATCTCAGTGCAACACAGATCAGAGTAACTGCTCTCCACTGTAATCCAACTACCCACTATCTATCTGATTCTCCTTTTAAGTTCTGCCTGTTTTCTTCCAAAAAAGGCCTGTAAAAGGTCATTCCCCCAACTGAAAAAAACAGGTGATGAAAACAATCCAACAGTCTGATCCCTGTTAACAAAACACATCTGCTACAGGCAGAGGCTGATGATAGTGAAAAGGCATGTCCTTCCTATTCCTAAACATCTCAGGGAGCGGGCATGGCTGCTGGCAGTGCTGCAGCAACTTCTTTTGAAATCTTGTTTCTGGCAATCTGAAGCCAGCTGCAGGTGTTAGACAACATCACATCATGGAGATTTTATCCTGTACTGCAGACCTATTAAAATAACTCAAACATTATTAGTCAAATAAAAGTATTGTTTAGGCCTCTAGCATTGCTCACAATAGTATTCTTTTCCTTTTCAACACTACTAGCTGCACATTGCATGTGGCTGCAAGTGCCATAACATACTGCAAGGGACCACAACAATAATATATGTATGGCAGTGAGAGGCAACCCGTTTTTTCAAGGGTGACACTTTGCTGAGTCAGCAGAGTTAAAGTTAGTTAGAGTCAAGTGTCATACCTACTTACAATATGTGTTGTTAGCTACCACTAGCCTATATGCTAAACACAGTGCATTGAATTGCACAAGTCATTTGGTGACTTTTATGTGCACGTGTTTATTTTAACAATCACTGCCtgcataaaaaaacagcctCGCGTGGAACACAGCAGTTATTATTTTAAGCCactgtttattttgtttgagCTTACACACACTCTATTATGCTGGCAAACACACATGGGGAAATGGTTTTTCCCCAAGGTATATATATCTTGTTAGCCTACACACTCgagtgttttctatatttttttttaacaccacaaaacaaatgCGTTCCATATTCAACCTTTCTTTGACACAGTTATGGGCTCGGGCTCTGAGTACCACTCATGCAGATGATGTAACACTCAACCCTGTGAAACAGATCTGTTATTACACTTAGACATCAGCTACTGCTGCCCGTCTTCACGCTACACTTCACAACACGATGCACACAGCCACCGTGCGCCTGAAAGCAACACAAAAGACTCTTTGTGGACCCCATATTTGGTTTggcagcacccccccccctttcccctcTTCAGCCATCTccctttctgtttcttttccctCTAACCCTGTGCCTGCCTAGTTTGTGTTAGTCTGGCATACACTTTCATTCTTCTTcactactcctcctcctcttccttgtcTTACCTGTGTATGTTCATGGGCATCAACAGAGATAGAATTGTTATGTAACAATCTGCATAACTTGATATTTTTGCATTAATGTAAAAGGCTCTTACCTGCACATAGTCCACGCTCCTCCCCAGTGCTTTGAACGCTGTGTACATGacctctctcttccctccccaCT contains:
- the has2 gene encoding hyaluronan synthase 2; this encodes MKCQRVLTYLRIFGTTMFGVSLLVGISTAYIMGYQFFTTARNHLSFGLYGAILVVHLIIQSLFALLEHRNMRRSLETPIKLSKSLALCIAAYQEDPNYLRKCLVSVKRLTYPGIKVIMVIDGNSDDDMYMMEIFKEVMGWDKSATYVWKSNYHNRGPDETDESYAESLQQISRVVLNNKCVCIMQKWGGKREVMYTAFKALGRSVDYVQVCDSDTMLDPASSVEMVKVLEEDPMVGGVGGDVQILNKYESWISFLSSVRYWMAFNIERACQSYFGCVQCISGPLGMYRNSLLHEFLEDWYNQTFMGNHCSFGDDRHLTNRVLSLGYATKYTARSKCLTETPITYLRWLNQQTRWSKSYFREWLYNSMWFHKHHLWMTYEAVITGFFPFFLIATAIQLFYQGRLWNILLFLLIVQAVALIKSAFASCLRGNIVMVFMSFYSVLYMSSLLPAKMFAIATINKSGWGTSGRKTIVVNFIGLIPISVWFTILFVGIIYTAIQQTRKPFPDMEKIVLIIGAVVYASYWVILLTLYAVLINKCGKRKKETHYDMVLDV